A genomic segment from Gavia stellata isolate bGavSte3 chromosome 6, bGavSte3.hap2, whole genome shotgun sequence encodes:
- the XIRP1 gene encoding xin actin-binding repeat-containing protein 1 isoform X2, translating into MSEAQKSSKVAIKKMEDDLPPPPAPGSVQVIAPGSQDLNPLPVPPPKQAFSKFYQQRQVNELKRLYRHMHPELRKNLEEAVTEDLAEMLNTEDPNAQASVNLDKVLPGEVQSMRWIFENWALDSIGDHQATKKLAEEEIIPGGDVKSTSLRFETQSINGDSLSTSAKVEEADLARGDVHTARWLFETQPLDSLNKLYSDETEVQEAVLKDPVQGGDVKGARQLFEAQSLDAIGRCCSVEEKSILQLKSEIQELKGDVKKTVRLFQTEPLCAIRDKTGNIHEIKSVCREEIQSNAVRTARWLFETQPLDTINKDTSKVQIIRGISLEEIGRPDVSGARWIFETQPLDAIREITVEEQDFKASTDFVTGADVSKQRMLFETQTLDSLKGEASESVVAKEQVIGGDVKSTLWLFETQPMETLKDNFEVGHLKKVELSAEEKGDVKQRKHVFETCPLGSISKAFEEDIPATSMEEVVKGDVKSFKTLFETLPLDSIKQADAEPVTKEEEKIPAGNVKANQILFETTPLYAIKDSFGNFHEVTSVSREQIISGDVKNYKWMFETRPLDQFDESTKKVDIIRGITKQEVVAGDVRTAKWLFETQPMDVIHHQAMQGEEHPSVKREISQRGDVKTCRWLFETQPIHSLYEKAEKKEEEDGSVPQADVKSYTWMFETQPLDSLKGQEEQYLQVSKAYSQEELQGVDVKTVRHLFETEPLGSSAVGEADRKKTMRYSSRVEIQSGEVSRVKEFFEAKPLDRGTKPTPQKDDGTIEAGSVHKFTWLFENYPMDSLKDSSEGIQEIPPEKDIKGGDVGGKRFVFETYSLDQIHDKVDETELQKIQKETMSKANVKSCTMLFESQPLYAIQDKEGGYHEVTSVQKEEIMKGDVKGARWLFETKPLDQIKKEEEVFVIRAVTQEDIKKGDVQAARWRFETEPLDSFSGGKMSVPRTVDDVQKGDVQSNKQLFESQQVGQKKYVRMVSVSDVQRGDVRTSTWLFENQPVDSLYGDAERGSSISTVQREDSQKGDVKRCTWLFETQPMDTLKDPEVTASAGAQEVIPHADVKSTTWLFESTPLDKFSASEVCIETELKERTMKETLETLCTCQAIQHDGILIEANDMESVKMVKYQLSSPGAPEILKEEIVGGHLQRIMLQLLHRTNVEAQSVLVEEDREGKIKVSPLQLLDQSEAVKGKEDLSGNVAKALQGLLSQDASIKKGMVLQETKSGSMKMTLYSLLFHSVQQKVVKGDVKSTIGNLLASSQEQKATATVKREDNEKGNVQLFASCIEKGDLDYLKNLQQESEIQSLISSQAEQGADESAPRAVQGAKMHILPNKEQIEKAIAEGEPGAMEGAKKVFTCESMGKEGALEREAVHAASVTGTTVQCLGKPLPTVMGKEEILSGGLKVTTKLIQRVADVSKKAEKEATTTTLKEPKAMTQGNYPTQVMAQRGEVARKQESLVTGEASQMQPEEKALGSDLQAAMQSLRLATAEAKNIQHHVQTKLQRNREEVHMACRKQAGSTQGTVTLQSTVRQQDSASTTQESTNAAIRTTTTRVQEASKTHISVSQKSIASHKKVSASEEVQGGQLLSQESQVVPSRDFSIKDGLYTATPVKTYINPFVESDYKEQSVQEERDVIIRGDVQTAIRALQSAATEQRLVEKEDVVRGNLKATLQSLEKSNVNVSRGDFKAAMIYRNAGQSYSVCKKKNETQVISNQTAVVASGSQADNDFPPPPSVAVMKTEHCPPSTKATREGALPLPTSKDEAPGCSAPLQTPLLALPSLSCKPSDHSPAEKPRTPPKPEITAPPRKKPVPPPKPEHLVHEAHYASANNSTNRSTKPSPPPLPPKPPGLSEISKPKPPPTEVGLSCVEVCEQPGHGEVQAKCCTSETSANKPVTVQGMSPERKLPKNTAKTPLQMAEERYKASKGGQGKVESDSAKTSKPTKNGVVSFEVEQGMMSKKAAAPRRCPGEVVQKHIELCQDENGCFSVSHPACPNRAQTLNVPGQTEPRTSPVGHSTPPKKGDNIAQNASSKVERESVSNSYGSWDSQKVMQQVNERRQMCHSMSFHQQSMNSFEEQQQGNSGQLKCPDGEAETPAQEKPAVVMREKANRETEEERRKRLSVHKEEIMKGNVKEAMEIFENLRRQEELQEILTRVKEFEEETSKVDVKALKSFFEKVPDWVVRQKAHQAKQQDRTETLAKEDTDSVSSVELVFGDLERASAEIIHLKEQTLARLLDIEEAIKKALYSVSSLKSESDIAGLSGLFKESLGNTQSSVSSSNIRKISIVSSKAKQEGITLETGEAASMEGAKVAEKTEVTKAELEVPRLIQSRVSSPSSPSYISIESAARKPAESPRTAHSPWDVPSPDCVDTPGKRDAFAQDSFSSVTHPSAGSTGHDRTPFEKRPEPVQTKVGLSSMKQHTIGNANHPISEKERCPLDTSKGSCHCGMKGGFSDYCSLNVPSPQNPRRQKSILELQTGPDGSKLYGATRTVMEQYEEMDQFGNKIITSSTTVTKQSETQTSSTCDVVSHPQYEVSASPVFRRYLKNPGEDFHTNGSFQEPGVVFVTFGNSKPKK; encoded by the coding sequence ATGTCAGAAGCTCAGAAATCATCTAAAGTTGCCATCAAGAAAATGGAAGATGACCTAcctccccctcccgcccctGGCTCGGTCCAGGTCATCGCTCCAGGGAGCCAGGATCTCAACCCACTCCCTGTGCCTCCTCCAAAGCAAGCTTTCTCCAAGTTCTACCAGCAGCGTCAAGTGAACGAGCTAAAGAGGCTCTACAGACACATGCATCCTGAGCTCAGGAAGAACTTGGAAGAAGCTGTGACTGAGGACCTGGCGGAAATGCTTAATACTGAAGATCCCAATGCACAGGCATCTGTGAACCTGGACAAAGTTCTTCCAGGAGAGGTTCAGTCCATGCGCTGGATTTTTGAGAACTGGGCACTCGACTCCATTGGGGACCATCAAGCCACAAAGAAGCTGGCAGAAGAAGAGATCATTCCTGGTGGGGATGTGAAAAGCACTTCCCTGAGGTTTGAAACCCAGTCAATCAATGGGGACAGTCTGTCAACATCAGCCAAGGTAGAGGAAGCAGACCTTGCTAGAGGGGATGTGCATACTGCCCGGTGGCTGTTTGAAACCCAGCCACTAGACTCTTTAAACAAACTGTATTCGGATGAAACCGAAGTGCAGGAGGCAGTTCTCAAGGACCctgtccagggaggtgatgTGAAAGGTGCCAGACAGCTCTTTGAGGCACAGTCCTTGGATGCTATAGGACGCTGCTGCTCAGTGGAGGAGAAGAGCATCCTACAACTCAAGTCAGAAATCCAGGAGCTAAAAGGCGATGTTAAGAAGACTGTCAGGCTTTTCCAAACAGAGCCCCTCTGTGCCATCAGAGACAAAACTGGGAACATCCACGAAATCAAGTCCGTCTGCCgagaagaaattcagagcaaTGCAGTCAGAACGGCTCGCTGGCTGTTTGAGACTCAGCCTCTGGATACCATCAACAAGGACACTTCCAAAGTGCAAATAATCCGTGGGATTTCATTGGAAGAAATTGGAAGACCAGATGTCAGTGGAGCAAGGTGGATATTTGAAACTCAGCCTCTGGATGCCATCAGAGAAATCACAGTTGAAGAACAGGATTTCAAGGCTTCAACAGATTTTGTCACAGGGGCAGATGTCAGTAAGCAGCGAATGCTCTTTGAGACCCAGACTCTCGACTCTCTGAAAGGAGAAGCTTCAGAAAGTGTGGTAGCCAAAGAACAAGTCATTGGAGGTGATGTGAAATCTACACTCTGGCTATTCGAAACCCAACCAATGGAAACCCTGAAAGACAATTTTGAGGTGGGACATTTAAAGAAAGTAGAGCtttcagcagaggagaaaggagatgtgaagcaaagaaaacatgtcTTTGAGACCTGTCCCCTCGGCAGTATCTCCAAAGCATTTGAGGAAGACATTCCAGCCACCAGCATGGAAGAGGTAGTGAAAGGGGATGTGAAGTCTTTCAAGACCCTGTTCGAGACTCTCCCTTTAGACAGCATTAAGCAGGCTGATGCTGAGCCTGTCAccaaagaagaggagaagattCCAGCTGGCAACGTCAAAGCCAACCAAATCTTGTTTGAGACAACACCTCTGTATGCCATCAAGGATAGCTTTGGCAATTTCCATGAAGTCACCTCTGTAAGCAGAGAGCAAATCATCAGTGGTGATGTCAAGAACTACAAATGGATGTTTGAAACCAGGCCCCTGGACCAGTTCGATGAAAGCACCAAGAAAGTGGATATAATACGGGGGATCACAAAACAAGAGGTGGTCGCTGGAGATGTCAGAACAGCCAAGTGGCTCTTCGAAACTCAGCCCATGGACGTCATTCATCACCAAGCCATGCAAGGTGAGGAGCATCCCTCGGTGAAGCGGGAGATCTCCCAGCGGGGGGATGTGAAGACCTGCAGATGGCTTTTTGAGACCCAGCCCATACACAGCCTGTACGAGAAGGCtgaaaagaaggaggaggaagatggcaGTGTGCCCCAAGCTGATGTGAAGTCATACACATGGATGTTTGAGACTCAGCCCCTGGACTCCCTGAAAGGCCAGGAGGAGCAGTATTTACAAGTCAGTAAGGCGTACAGTCAGGAGGAATTACAGGGAGTTGATGTCAAAACTGTCCGGCACCTATTTGAGACTGAACCCTTAGGCAGCAGTGCTGTCGGTGAAGCTGACCGAAAGAAAACCATGCGGTACTCCAGTCGGGTGGAGATACAGTCTGGGGAAGTGTCCAGAGTGAAGGAGTTCTTTGAAGCTAAGCCCTTGGATAGAGGCACCAAACCAACACCCCAGAAGGATGATGGGACAATTGAAGCCGGATCTGTGCACAAGTTCACTTGGCTTTTTGAGAACTACCCCATGGACTCCCTGAAGGACAGCTCTGAGGGCATCCAGGAAATCCCTCCGGAGAAGGATATCAAGGGGGGAGATGTTGGAGGCAAAAGGTTCGTATTTGAGACCTATTCCCTTGACCAAATCCATGACAAAGTGGACGAGACAGAGCTCCAGAAGATCCAGAAAGAGACAATGAGCAAAGCTAATGTCAAGTCCTGCACAATGCTCTTTGAAAGCCAACCCTTATATGCTATTCAGGACAAAGAGGGAGGATACCATGAGGTCACGTCagtgcagaaagaagaaatcatgAAAGGTGATGTGAAAGGTGCCCGGTGGTTGTTTGAAACTAAGCCCCTGGATCAGAtcaagaaggaagaagaggtgtTTGTGATTAGGGCTGTCACCCAAGAGGACATCAAGAAAGGAGATGTCCAGGCTGCCCGGTGGAGGTTTGAGACAGAGCCTCTTGACTCCTTCTCAGGGGGAAAGATGTCTGTGCCCAGAACAGTAGATGATGTGCAGAAGGGAGATGTTCAGTCCAACAAGCAGCTCTTTGAGTCACAGCAAGTGGGCCAGAAGAAGTACGTGAGGATGGTCAGTGTCAGTGATGTTCAGCGGGGTGATGTGAGGACATCCACTTGGCTTTTTGAAAACCAGCCTGTGGACTCCCTGTACGGGGATGCAGAGAGAGGCTCATCTATCAGCACAGTGCAGAGAGAGGACAGCCAGAAAGGAGATGTAAAACGCTGCACCTGGTTGTTCGAAACCCAGCCAATGGACACCCTTAAGGACCCAGAGGTGACAGCAAGTGCTGGGGCCCAAGAAGTGATCCCTCACGCAGATGTGAAAAGTACAACATGGCTCTTCGAGAGCACACCCTTGGATAAATTTAGTGCTTCTGAAGTATGTatagaaacagaactgaaagaaaGGACCATGAAGGAGACTTTAGAGACACTCTGCACTTGCCAGGCTATTCAGCATGATGGGATCCTCATTGAAGCCAATGATATGGAGAGTGTGAAGATGGTGAAGTACCAGCTCAGCAGCCCAGGTGCTCCAGAGATCCTGAAAGAGGAAATTGTGGGAGGCCATTTGCAAAGGATcatgctgcagctcctgcacagAACCAATGTGGAAGCACAGAGTGTGCTGGTGGAGGAGGACAGAGAAGGCAAGATCAAAGTAAGCCCATTGCAGCTACTGGACCAGAGTGAAGCTGTTAAAGGCAAAGAGGACTTGAGTGGAAATGTAGCTAAGGCTTTACAGGGTCTCCTCAGTCAAGATGCTTCCATCAAAAAGGGGATGGTCTTACAAGAGACAAAGTCAGGATCAATGAAGATGACTCTCTACTCCCTCCTGTTCCATTCTGTCCAGCAGAAAGTTGTCAAGGGGGATGTGAAGTCAACGATAGGGAACCTGTTGGCTTCTTCTCAGGAGCAGAAAGCAACAGCAACTGTTAAGCGTGAGGACAACGAAAAGGGGAATGTCCAGCTTTTTGCGAGCTGCATTGAGAAGGGAGATCTAGACTATCTGAAGAATCTCCAGCAGGAGTCAGAGATACAGTCCCTCATCTCTTCCCAAGCAGAGCAGGGGGCAGATGAGAGTGCACCACGGGCTGTGCAGGGGGCTAAGATGCATATCTTACCAAATAAAGAGCAAATAGAGAAAGCCATTGCAGAGGGTGAGCCAGGGGCTATGGAGGGAGCAAAAAAGGTATTCACATGTGAAAGCATGGGCAAAGAGGGTGCATTAGAGAGAGAGGCTGTGCATGCAGCAAGTGTGACAGGCACCACTGTGCAATGTCTTGGGAAGCCCCTGCCCACAGtgatgggaaaggaagaaattctgtCAGGAGGGCTTAAAGTGACTACAAAGTTAATCCAAAGGGTTGCAGATGTCAGcaagaaggcagagaaagaagctACCACCACCACTTTGAAGGAACCCAAAGCTATGACGCAAGGCAACTATCCAACACAAGTGATGGCTCAGAGGGGAGAAGTGGCTAGGAAACAGGAGAGTTTGGTAACTGGGGAAGCCAGCCAGATGcagccagaagaaaaagccCTTGGGAGTGATCTTCAGGCTGCGATGCAAAGCCTGAGGCtagcaacagcagaagcaaaaaacATTCAACACCATGTCCAGACCAAGCTACAGAGGAACAGGGAGGAGGTCCACATGGCCTGCAggaagcaggcaggcagcacacaGGGGACAGTGACCCTTCAATCAACTGTACGCCAGCAAGACTCTGCATCCACCACGCAGGAGAGCACCAACGCTGCCATCAGGACCACCACCACTAGAGTCCAGGAGGCATCCAAGACCCACATAAGCGTGTCTCAGAAGAGCATAGCATCACACAAAAAGGTCAGTGCTTCAGAAGAAGTACAGGGAGGACAACTATTGAGCCAGGAAAGCCAAGTTGTGCCTAGTAGAGATTTTAGCATTAAGGATGGCCTTTATACTGCCACACCCGTGAAAACCTATATAAACCCTTTTGTTGAGTCTGATTACAAAGAGCAATCAGTGCAAGAAGAAAGAGATGTTATTATCAGAGGGGATGTACAGACAGCTATCAGAGCACTGCAAAGTGCCGCCACAGAACAGCGCCTGGTAGAAAAGGAGGATGTTGTCCGAGGTAATTTAAAAGCCACACTTCAGTCGCTGGAAAAGTCTAACGTTAATGTCTCCAGAGGGGATTTTAAAGCTGCTATGATATACAGAAATGCAGGGCAGTCCTATTCTgtgtgtaaaaagaaaaatgagactCAAGTCATTAGTAACCAGACTGCTGTAGTGGCTTCAGGGTCGCAGGCTGATAATgactttcctcctcctccctcagtTGCTGTGATGAAAACAGAGCATTGCCCACCTTCAACTAAAGCAACAAGAGAAGGTGCCCTTCCACTACCAACCAGCAAAGATGAAGCCCCAGGATGTTCTGCACCACTCCAGACCCCTCTTCTTGCCCTCCCTTCTCTGTCCTGCAAACCCAGTGATCACAGTCCTGCAGAGAAGCCCAGGACTCctccaaaaccagaaatcaCTGCACCACCCAGGAAAAAACCTGTGCCCCCTCCAAAACCTGAGCACCTCGTACACGAGGCACATTATGCCTCTGCAAATAACAGCACAAACAGATCAACCAAACCCAGCCCTCCACCCCTGCCTCCAAAACCTCCAGGCCTGAGTGAGATCAGCAAGCCAAAGCCTCCCCCCACAGAGGTGGGATTAAGCTGCGTGGAAGTATGTGAACAACCAGGCCATGGGGAGGTTCAGGCAAAATGCTGCACTTCGGAGACATCGGCAAACAAGCCTGTCACAGTTCAGGGTATGAGTCCTGAGCGAAAGCTGCCAAAAAACACTGCCAAAACCCCTCTTCAAATGGCAGAGGAAAGGTACAAGGCCAGCAAAGGAGGACAAGGAAAGGTGGAATCAGACAGTGCTAAGACTTCAAAGCCAACAAAAAATGGAGTGGTTAGTTTTGAAGTCGAGCAGGGAATGATGagcaagaaagcagcagctccaaGGAGATGCCCAGGTGAGGTGGTTCAGAAGCATATAGAGCTGTGCCAGGACGAGAACGGATGCTTTTCAGTATCACATCCAGCCTGTCCTAATAGAGCACAGACACTTAATgtgccaggacagactgagccaAGAACCTCTCCTGTGGGCCACAGCACTCCTCCAAAGAAAGGAGATAACATTGCACAAAATGCCTCATCCAAGGTGGAAAGGGAAAGTGTGTCTAATTCTTATGGATCGTGGGATAGTCAGAAAGTCATGCAGCAGGTGAATGAGAGGAGGCAAATGTGTCATTCAATGTCCTTCCATCAGCAGTCAATGAACTCCTTTGAGGAGCAACAGCAGGGGAATAGTGGGCAATTGAAATGTCCTGATGGGGAGGCAGAGACACCTGCCCAGGAGAAGCCAGCAGTTGTTATGAGAGAAAAAGCcaacagagaaacagaagaagagcGTCGGAAGAGGCTGTCAGTACACAAAGAGGAGATCATGAAAGGCAATGTCAAGGAGGCTATGGAGATCTTTGAGAACCTCAGGAGACAGGAGGAACTGCAAGAGATCTTGACTCGTGTGAAGGAATTTGAGGAGGAGACAAGCAAAGTGGACGTGAAAGCTCTGAAGAGCTTCTTTGAGAAGGTCCCTGACTGGGTTGTTCGTCAGAAGGCCCACCAGGCCAAGCAACAGGACAGGACTGAGACGCTGGCAAAGGAGGACACTGACAGTGTCTCCTCAGTGGAGCTGGTTTTCGGGGACCTGGAACGAGCAAGCGCTGAGATTATCCACCTGAAGGAGCAGACACTCGCCCGGCTCCTGGACATCGAGGAGGCCATCAAGAAAGCTCTTTATTCTGTCTCTAGTCTCAAGTCTGAGTCAGACATCGCTGGGCTCTCAGGGCTGTTCAAGGAGTCTCTGGGGAACACCCAAAgctctgtgagcagcagcaaTATCCGTAAAATCAGTATTGTCTCAAGCAAAGCCAAGCAGGAGGGAATCACATTGGAGACAGGAGAAGCAGCATCCATGGAAGGTGCAAAGGTGGCAGAAAAGACCGAGGTAACCAAGGCAGAGCTAGAGGTACCCCGCCTCATTCAATCTCGCGTCAGCTCTCCCTCCTCACCTTCCTACATCTCCATTGAGTCTGCTGCCAGGAAACCAGCAGAATCACCCAGGACAGCACATTCCCCCTGGGATGTCCCTTCACCAGACTGTGTTGACACTCCAGGAAAGAGGGATGCTTTTGCTCAGGACAGCTTTAGCTCCGTTACCCATCCATCAGCAGGGTCTACTGGGCATGACAGGACCCCCTTTGAGAAGAGACCAGAGCCCGTCCAAACAAAAGTTGGGTTGAGCTCAATGAAACAGCACACCATTGGCAATGCCAACCATCCGATCAGTGAGAAAGAGAGGTGCCCTCTAGACACATCCAAAGGCAGCTGCCACTGTGGGATGAAAGGAGGCTTTTCAGACTACTGCTCCCTGAATGTCCCCAGCCCGCAAAATCCGCGGAGGCAGAAAAGCATCTTGGAGCTGCAGACAGGGCCCGATGGGTCCAAGCTCTATGGAGCCACCCGGACTGTCATGGAGCAGTATGAGGAAATGGATCAGTTTGGAAACAAAATCATAACTTCGTCCACCACAGTCACCAAGCAGTCTGAGACACAAACATCTTCTACGTGCGATGTGGTCTCTCATCCCCAATATGAGGTATCTGCCTCACCGGTGTTTCGGAGGTACTTGAAGAACCCAGGCGAAGACTTCCACACCAATGGCAGTTTTCAGGAGCCAGGTGTGGTCTTTGTCACCTTTGGCAACTCCAAGCCAAAGAAATAG